GGTAAATTAAATATCGCCCAACGAGGAGACGATAACAAAGCATATAATGCGGGGATTCGTATGGCTCAAGCTGGTTTAAGTCTTATTGTTTCAGGTAAAGATTCGAACCTTATTGTTAATAAAGAAGATGGCGCAACACCGGCTATTCGTTTTGAAGATGGGGGTCAGAACTTTGATGTACAAAACGGTGGTTCTTTAGAAGTAACTAATCAAGGCGATGAAAAGACATACGGCACAGGGGGAGATAGGGGAAATCAAGCAGTTCAATTTATAGATACTTCAGGTTTTCCAGTTCCTTCCTCTTTTACAGTTGACGGCGAAAGATCAAACATTAAACTACATGCTAATGGAGGGCCAGCGGTCGATGCTACAGCCAAAATGGGATTAAACTTTACAGCTAACAAAGGGACTTTTTTAGAAGTCGTAGGGGAAACAAATGCAGTTAATAAAGGAATAGTAAGCGGAAAATGGGTGAAAGTAAATCTTAATAATCCTACTTATTTCGACTTTAGAAATAGGCGTAAAGGTAATGAAGATGATGCGGGAGCTTTCTTATTTCAAGGAAATGAAGAATCAACATTAGATATTAAAAATTCAGCGGTTGCTTTTTGGTTAAAAGCAGAAGCGTTTCAAGAAAACTTTGATTTGGAACCTACTGAAAATTATGCACCCGCTGATATTTCATTTAGCGGAGCGGACCTTAGAAATTTCTCAAATGCTTCTATAGATATTGGTAATGCTGATTTAGTCGGAAATGGGGCAATGATGAATGTTAATCGTATCAGTTCTAATAATCAAGTTCCAGAGGTAGATCAGTTGATGTTGCCGACAAATGCGGATAAAAGAGTCTATGGTCACGTTTCAGTTCCAGAAGGAGTTAGTTCTGAGATGCGTGATGCATGGGAAGATGAAGTGAGTTTACAAGTTCAGGTAACTCCCGTAGATTCTCAGAAAGAACCTGTTGTTTTAGAAACAAAAACAATATTAGATATTAGTGGCTATAATCCTTGGGGAGATGAGAAACCAAATGGCGGTTTTTTTGAAATTCTTATGCCCGAGAATAAGTTTTTAAGCGAAGGAGATAAAGTTGAAGTTATTTCAGCTGAAAAAACCGCTAATAACTTACCGGTAACAGAGTTAAATGAAGAGAAAACAACCATAGATATTACACCACCAGAACCTGCTGTATTAGAAAATGAGAACTTAGATATTAAAACGAGAACAATTAGAGGCAGAGGAGAGCCGGATACTGTAGTTGGATTATGGGTCAATGAACAATTTATACCGGAAACTTCTACTGAAATAGATGAAAATGGAAAATTTGAATTAGAAGTTCCAGAAGGGTTACTCAAACCAGAAGACGAAGTGGATATTGTTTTATATGATCAAGCGAATTTAGCAAGTGAGTTAAAAGATCGACCAATAACTAATACCCAATATGGCAACCGAAACCCTTTGCTCGAAACATTATCCTATCACGATGCGGAATTTTCTCCAGCTCCTAGACTTCTTAGTTATGGTGAATTAAAACTTTCAGTTCCAGAAGAATTATCCTTTGAGAAGGCTAAACGAACTGGAGTTTTAACTAAAGTAAAAGCGAATAGTAAAGGTAGATTAAAGGTGACCGATCAAAGTAAAAACAAAGGGGAGTGGTCATTAAGAGTGAGTCAAAGTATGCCCTTTACCGAGCAAGATAATCCTAAAATTCAACTAGAAGATGTTTTATTTTATGAAGACAATAATTATAGTCAAGTAATTAATGAAGATGAGTTTGAGATCGCTAAAAGTACAAATGAAAAAAAAGATATAACCGATCTTAGCCACTTACTAGAAAATTTCCGTTTAGTATTAGATGCAAAAAACCAAAAAGTGGGTCAATTTCAAACAGAACTTAATTGGAACCTTGTAGATGCGCCAGATGAAGCAGAATAACTTCTTATAGTTAATGTATATAGAAAAGGGGGGATGCTATGAAAAAAATGTTAGTGCTAGTGTTTGCTTTTGTTTTTTTATTATGTTTTTCAAAAACAGGCCGGGCAGCATCTGAGTTTGATTTTTCAGTACACTTTGATTTACCTAAAAACCAAGTGAGTTCAAATAAGACTTACTTAGATCTACTTGTCCAGCCGAATAGTACTCAAAATATTACGTATACATTAAAAAACGATACAGATAAAAAGATCGATGTTTCTGTAAAGGTTCATGAAGCAAGCACAAATACAAATGGTGTAGTTGAATATGCAAAAAAAGCTGATTTTAAAGATAGTAGTTTAAATAATAAAATGAGCGACTTAGTTACCTATGAGAAAAAAGTTAGTATACCAGCAAATAGCTCGGTGGAAAAACAAATTACAGTGAATATTCCTAAGGAAAAATTTGATGGAGTCATTGCTGGAGGAATTACTTTTCAAGAAATAAACGAAGAAGATAAAGAAGTAAAAAAGGGAGTAGGTGTTGAAAGTACTTTTTCAATGACAAAGGCAATCCTACTTAGAAACAATAAAAAAAGTATTTCTCCTGAATTGCAATTAAAAGAGGTCTCCCCTATTACTCTAAATTCTAGAAGTGTCATCCAAGCTGTAATTCAAAATGATCGGCCGGCATATATATTTCAAGGAAAATTTGATACTCGTATTCAAAAGAAAAATTCGAATAAGATACTTTATCAAAAAAAGACAAAGGATATATCTGTCGCACCTAATTCAACGTTTGGTTATCAGATTCCCCTTGAAGGAAAAAAACTCAAGCCTGGGGAATATCAACTAACCATTCTTGCAAAAGGAGAAAAAAAGAAATGGAAATTACAAAAGGATTTTACGGTATCCAAAAAAGATGCCCAAGACTTAGCTAAAGATGATGTAGATATTAATAAAAAAGATTCAAGATGGGGGGTATATTTACTTGGTCTAATATTCGTTATTTCGTTAGGAAGTTTCTTTATTTGGAAGTTTATTATAAAAAAGCAAAGGAGATAAAATAGTATGAAAAAATTATCAGCATTAGGTGTTGTATTAATCGGGTTAGGAATTTTGACAGGAATAAATGGAACAATTGTTGACGCTGATAGCAGTGCTACTACCTCAGCAAATGCTACAGTTGAAAAACCAGACCCTAACGATCCAGAAGACACTGGGGAAACAGGTGATGGAGAAACAGGAGATCCTACAGATCCAGATGGAGATGACGAGTACACACCTGATGAATCTAACCCTGGAACTCCTGGGTTATTACGTATTGATCATGCACCTTCAAGTTTTGATTTTGGCACAATCAAAGTAGGGAGAAAGCAAACAAAATATGCAGGTTTAGAGAGTGGTTCAGCCACAGATGGAGCTGAAAAATCCGTACCTAACTATGTGAAAGTAACGGATAATACTGGTAACTTCGCAGGTTGGGAATTATCAGTTTCACGAACAGAGTTTACCAATCAAGAAGATGACACTCAAACATTGGATGGGACAGAACTAAGTTTTAATAATGCTTACGCTAATGCTGGTTCCAAGGGAGCGGGAATGCCTACAACTGTAGCTAGTGACGTGAATATTCCTGTTAATTCGAAAACTGTTCTAGTCCAAGCACATGAAAACGAAGGAATGGGAGAATGGTTTTATGTGTTAGGGGAAAATAACGAAGAAGCTGAAAAATCAGTGGCCTTAGACGTTCCAGTAAAACAATATGCTCCAGGAAATTATTCTTCAACTTTAGATTGGAACCTAACAGACGCGCCTAGCGACAGTTCAAATATGGAATAGACAATAATATCTTAAGAATTCAAATTTTTATTGTCATAAACTTAAAGGACATGCTTTAATAACGAAAAATAATTAAAGGAGATTTTATGGCAAGATTAATTGAAAATGAAATAGTCGTTGACTATTATAAATCAAAACTAGATAGTAGATTTCCTAAATATTTACAGATGAATCTATTTGAGTATTCTGGCAATGAGGACATTGTCATTGAACAAAAATCTATTCAATCATTATATTATTTAGTCGCAGGTGAGGTTAAAGTATATAACGTATTAGAAAACGGAGAAGAGTTTGTAGTTGCTATAAATTCTTCTCCTGAGATTTTTGGCGAGATAGAATTTTTTCAAAATGTTGATACGCTTTATAATATCAAATCTTTAGGTACAAGTTACATGTTAGTGATAAATTTTGTTGAATTAAATAAAAATGCCGATAATCTGCAATTAAATCATTTTTTAACAGAAAAATTGTCAAGAAAGCTATATGTAAAATCTAATAATAGCATCATTCATTTGAACTTAAGTATTGACGGTAGACTTGCTAATATTATTTACCATAAAACAAAAGAGGAGAATTCGAATATAATCACTTTAAATATACGCGAAACTGCAGCTATTATTAATTCTTCTCATCGTCACGTAAACCGCGTGCTTCAACGTTGGGACAAAAAACAAATTATTACTAGAAATAGTGGAACAATAAATGTGAGAGATCTTTCCTTTTTTGAAGATTTTTCATTAGATAGATCGTATAAATTTCAATAAAGACAGGTAAGGAGGAATTTGTATTGAAGCAAAATAGGTTGTGGAGGCTGTTACTTTTAATATGTGTACCAACTATAGTTACTATACCGAATCATGTTTTAGCCGACACTCCAGAAATTCATTCATCAACGAAACAATTAGAAAATACCACTGAAAATTCAATAACTAAGGAAAATGAATTTGTAGGACCCGAAAAAGAAAATAAGGTAACAGAGGAAAGTTTTATAATATCACCTAATGAAACAACATGGGAGTTCATAGATCTTATTGGTGAAGATGCCCACAAAATTGCGCAACGGGAAAACTTATACGCTTCGGTTATGATTGCTCAAGCAATTTTGGAAACAAGTAGTGGTCAAAGCCAGCTAAGTCAAGCGCCTTATTACAATATATTTGGTATTAAAGGTATTTATAAAGGAAAAAGTGTCTCCTTTAATACACTGGAAAATAAAAAGAATGGGGAATTTTATACGACAAATACGACTTTTCGTCATTATGAGAATTATGAGGATTCATTAAAAGATTATGCTGAATTGCTAAAAAATGGGTTAATTCAGGATCCTACATTTTATAAAGGTGTCTGGAAAACCGAAGCCGCTAGTTACGAAGAAGCAACAGCATTTTTAACTGGACGCTATGCGACAGATATTCATTATAATAAAAAGTTAAACGCCTTGATTGAAGCTTATGATTTAACAAGTTTTGATGAAACTGGAGATGAAACTAATACTGAGAATACTTATATTTCGCCAGTAAAGGATGCGGTAATTACTTCTACATATGGTGATCGCAACGGACGGTTCCATCGTGGGATAGATTTAGCTGCCGGTCAAGGAACAGAAATAAAAGCAGCGAAACAGGGAAAAATAACATATGCAGGGTACCATCCTTCATGGGGGAATTATGTGACTATCTTACACCCAGATGGTTTAACAACTTTGTATGCTCATTGTAGTCAAAACTTAGCTAAGATCGGACAAAAAGTCGATCAAGGGCAAACTATTGCTCTTATGGGAAGTACCGGTAATAGTACAGGACCTCACTTACATTTTGAAGTTAATGGATCCCAAACGCTTACTCAAGAGCAATTAATCA
This region of Tetragenococcus osmophilus genomic DNA includes:
- a CDS encoding DUF916 and DUF3324 domain-containing protein codes for the protein MKKMLVLVFAFVFLLCFSKTGRAASEFDFSVHFDLPKNQVSSNKTYLDLLVQPNSTQNITYTLKNDTDKKIDVSVKVHEASTNTNGVVEYAKKADFKDSSLNNKMSDLVTYEKKVSIPANSSVEKQITVNIPKEKFDGVIAGGITFQEINEEDKEVKKGVGVESTFSMTKAILLRNNKKSISPELQLKEVSPITLNSRSVIQAVIQNDRPAYIFQGKFDTRIQKKNSNKILYQKKTKDISVAPNSTFGYQIPLEGKKLKPGEYQLTILAKGEKKKWKLQKDFTVSKKDAQDLAKDDVDINKKDSRWGVYLLGLIFVISLGSFFIWKFIIKKQRR
- a CDS encoding WxL domain-containing protein, coding for MKKLSALGVVLIGLGILTGINGTIVDADSSATTSANATVEKPDPNDPEDTGETGDGETGDPTDPDGDDEYTPDESNPGTPGLLRIDHAPSSFDFGTIKVGRKQTKYAGLESGSATDGAEKSVPNYVKVTDNTGNFAGWELSVSRTEFTNQEDDTQTLDGTELSFNNAYANAGSKGAGMPTTVASDVNIPVNSKTVLVQAHENEGMGEWFYVLGENNEEAEKSVALDVPVKQYAPGNYSSTLDWNLTDAPSDSSNME
- a CDS encoding Crp/Fnr family transcriptional regulator, translating into MARLIENEIVVDYYKSKLDSRFPKYLQMNLFEYSGNEDIVIEQKSIQSLYYLVAGEVKVYNVLENGEEFVVAINSSPEIFGEIEFFQNVDTLYNIKSLGTSYMLVINFVELNKNADNLQLNHFLTEKLSRKLYVKSNNSIIHLNLSIDGRLANIIYHKTKEENSNIITLNIRETAAIINSSHRHVNRVLQRWDKKQIITRNSGTINVRDLSFFEDFSLDRSYKFQ
- a CDS encoding peptidoglycan DD-metalloendopeptidase family protein, which translates into the protein MKQNRLWRLLLLICVPTIVTIPNHVLADTPEIHSSTKQLENTTENSITKENEFVGPEKENKVTEESFIISPNETTWEFIDLIGEDAHKIAQRENLYASVMIAQAILETSSGQSQLSQAPYYNIFGIKGIYKGKSVSFNTLENKKNGEFYTTNTTFRHYENYEDSLKDYAELLKNGLIQDPTFYKGVWKTEAASYEEATAFLTGRYATDIHYNKKLNALIEAYDLTSFDETGDETNTENTYISPVKDAVITSTYGDRNGRFHRGIDLAAGQGTEIKAAKQGKITYAGYHPSWGNYVTILHPDGLTTLYAHCSQNLAKIGQKVDQGQTIALMGSTGNSTGPHLHFEVNGSQTLTQEQLINPLTILNR